A single genomic interval of Carassius gibelio isolate Cgi1373 ecotype wild population from Czech Republic chromosome A22, carGib1.2-hapl.c, whole genome shotgun sequence harbors:
- the LOC127942592 gene encoding 1-phosphatidylinositol 4,5-bisphosphate phosphodiesterase delta-4-like isoform X2: MTERQMASTERSLRIQADDDLKSMFVGTVMRKIKSRTWKKQRYFRLQEDCMTIWYKSKKAGNAHSTFSVGDVEAVREGHQSEVLLSIADEFPPDRCFTLVFRGRRGNLDLVAESAGEAQSWIKGIRKLIDNLENMGQREKLDQWICDWFKKADKNRDGQMNFKEVRNLLKMMNVDMNEHHALRLFTEYSADGQKLTLQDLKDFLQEEQLHKDGVQQYALKLIEHYEPSDTAKMLQAMTFDGFLMYLSSSEGSIFNPTMVDLYQDMTQPLCHYFISSSHNTYLLEDQIRGHSSVEGYIRALKRGCRCVEVDCWDGPNGEPIVYHGHTFTSKIFFKDVVNVLGNYAFKASQYPVILSIENHCSVEQQKVMAQHLTQILGDKLLKSPLDGKIPNVLPSPEDLKGKILLKGKKMGGLENSMNGVVDPSMGEVSDEEETAEIDDDHHRNDSVRHRLKKSKQRLSKELSDCVVYCKSVHFSSFKHSQIHSKFYEISSFTESKARKHIREAGSEFVLHNTRQLSRVYPSGLRTDSSNFNPQDMWNAGCQIVALNFQTAGVEMDLNDGLFSQNGHCGYILKPTFMRNTDERFDPENPQNRDGYNPLSLSVQIISGQQLPKVNIKEGSIIDPLVRVEIHGVPLDQAKQETRYIDNNGFNPVWHDMLQFTIHVPELALVRFVVEDYDKTSKNDFVGQFTLPFLCMQPGYRHIHLLSKDGTSIPPSSLFVHVRITKLT; encoded by the exons TCTGGTACAAGAGCAAGAAAGCAGGAAACGCACACTCCACCT TTTCTGTGGGTGATGTGGAAGCTGTGCGGGAAGGGCACCAATCTGAGGTTCTGCTCAGCATTGCTGATGAGTTCCCGCCTGACCGCTGCTTCACCCTTGTGTTCCGTGGTCGAAGAGGCAACTTGGACCTAGTGGCCGAATCAGCAGGGGAAGCACAATCGTGGATTAAAGGGATACGCAAACTCATCGATAACCTGGAGAACATGGGGCAGAGAGAGAAACTAGACCA ATGGATCTGTGATTGGTTTAAAAAGGCAGACAAAAACAGAGATGGGCAGATGAACTTTAAGGAGGTCCGCAATCTGTTAAAGATGATGAATGTGGACATGAATGAGCATCATGCTCTTCGTCTCTTTACG GAATATTCGGCTGATGGGCAGAAGCTAACGCTCCAAGATCTGAAAGATTTCCTACAAGAGGAGCAGCTACACAAGGACGGCGTTCAGCAGTATGCACTAAAGCTCATTGAACACTATGAACCTTCAGACACAG CAAAAATGTTGCAAGCAATGACGTTTGATGGTTTCCTGATGTACCTGAGCTCATCAGAGGGCTCCATTTTCAACCCTACCATGGTGGATCTCTACCAGGACATGACTCAGCCTCTCTGTCATTACTTCATATCATCTTCTCATAACACGTACCTTCTGGAGGACCAAATCAGAGGACACAGCAGTGTGGAAGGCTATATACG AGCACTGAAACGTGGCTGTCGATGTGTCGAAGTGGACTGCTGGGATGGACCAAATGGAGAACCAATCGTCTACCATGGACACACGTTTACCTCCAAGATCTTCTTCAAGGATGTTGTCAATGTGCTGGGCAACTATGCATTTAAA GCATCGCAGTACCCTGTCATCTTGTCCATTGAAAACCACTGCAGTGTAGAACAGCAGAAAGTCATGGCCCAACACCTCACCCAGATCCTGGGAGACAAGCTGCTGAAAAGCCCTTTAGATGGAAAGATTCCCAACGTCCTCCCATCTCCTGAG gATCTGAAAGGGAAGATTCTGTTGAAAGGAAAGAAGATGGGTGGATTAGAGAATAGCATGAATGGGGTAGTGGACCCTTCGATGGGAGAGGTGAGCGACGAAGAGGAGACTGCTGAAATTGACGATGACCATCATCGCAATGACAGCGTACGGCATAGACTCAAG AAATCCAAGCAGCGTCTATCTAAAGAGCTGTCGGACTGTGTGGTTTACTGCAAGAGTGTCCACTTTAGCAGCTTTAAACATTCACAAATTCACTCAAAGTTTTACGAGATCTCCTCCTTCACCGAGTCTAAGGCCCGGAAACACATTAGGGAGGCAG GATCAGAGTTTGTTCTCCATAACACTCGCCAGCTGAGCCGGGTTTACCCCAGTGGTTTGAGAACGGACTCATCCAACTTCAACCCACAGGACATGTGGAATGCAGGGTGCCAAATTG TTGCTCTGAACTTTCAGACCGCAGGGGTTGAGATGGATCTAAACGATGGCTTATTTAGTCAAAACGGACATTGTGGCTACATACTGAAACCAACATTCATGCGCAACACTGACGAGCGGTTTGACCCAGAGAACCCTCAAAACCGAGACGGTTACAATCCACTTAGCCTGTCCGTACAG ATAATCAGTGGCCAACAGCTTCCCAAGGTAAACATCAAGGAGGGCTCAATTATCGATCCCCTCGTTCGGGTGGAAATTCACGGCGTACCACTGGACCAGGCCAAGCAGGAAACCAGATACATCGACAACAACG GTTTTAACCCAGTATGGCACGATATGCTTCAGTTCACAATTCATGTCCCTGAGTTGGCGCTGGTGCGGTTTGTCGTGGAGGACTATGATAAAACATCAAAGAACGACTTTGTGGGACAGTTCACTCTCCCTTTCCTCTGTATGCAACCAG GATATCGTCACATTCATCTCCTGTCTAAGGACGGCACCAGCATACCTCCTTCCTCGCTTTTTGTTCACGTCCGGATAACTAAACTAACGTAA
- the LOC127942592 gene encoding 1-phosphatidylinositol 4,5-bisphosphate phosphodiesterase delta-4-like isoform X1, whose protein sequence is MTERQMASTERSLRIQADDDLKSMFVGTVMRKIKSRTWKKQRYFRLQEDCMTIWYKSKKAGNAHSTFSVGDVEAVREGHQSEVLLSIADEFPPDRCFTLVFRGRRGNLDLVAESAGEAQSWIKGIRKLIDNLENMGQREKLDQWICDWFKKADKNRDGQMNFKEVRNLLKMMNVDMNEHHALRLFTMADKSQSGTLEDDEFVLFYKMLTQREDVLRVFQEYSADGQKLTLQDLKDFLQEEQLHKDGVQQYALKLIEHYEPSDTAKMLQAMTFDGFLMYLSSSEGSIFNPTMVDLYQDMTQPLCHYFISSSHNTYLLEDQIRGHSSVEGYIRALKRGCRCVEVDCWDGPNGEPIVYHGHTFTSKIFFKDVVNVLGNYAFKASQYPVILSIENHCSVEQQKVMAQHLTQILGDKLLKSPLDGKIPNVLPSPEDLKGKILLKGKKMGGLENSMNGVVDPSMGEVSDEEETAEIDDDHHRNDSVRHRLKKSKQRLSKELSDCVVYCKSVHFSSFKHSQIHSKFYEISSFTESKARKHIREAGSEFVLHNTRQLSRVYPSGLRTDSSNFNPQDMWNAGCQIVALNFQTAGVEMDLNDGLFSQNGHCGYILKPTFMRNTDERFDPENPQNRDGYNPLSLSVQIISGQQLPKVNIKEGSIIDPLVRVEIHGVPLDQAKQETRYIDNNGFNPVWHDMLQFTIHVPELALVRFVVEDYDKTSKNDFVGQFTLPFLCMQPGYRHIHLLSKDGTSIPPSSLFVHVRITKLT, encoded by the exons TCTGGTACAAGAGCAAGAAAGCAGGAAACGCACACTCCACCT TTTCTGTGGGTGATGTGGAAGCTGTGCGGGAAGGGCACCAATCTGAGGTTCTGCTCAGCATTGCTGATGAGTTCCCGCCTGACCGCTGCTTCACCCTTGTGTTCCGTGGTCGAAGAGGCAACTTGGACCTAGTGGCCGAATCAGCAGGGGAAGCACAATCGTGGATTAAAGGGATACGCAAACTCATCGATAACCTGGAGAACATGGGGCAGAGAGAGAAACTAGACCA ATGGATCTGTGATTGGTTTAAAAAGGCAGACAAAAACAGAGATGGGCAGATGAACTTTAAGGAGGTCCGCAATCTGTTAAAGATGATGAATGTGGACATGAATGAGCATCATGCTCTTCGTCTCTTTACG ATGGCAGACAAGTCTCAATCAGGAACTCTTGAGGATGATGAGTTTGTGCTGTTCTATAAGATGTTGACTCAGCGTGAGGATGTCCTGCGAGTGTTTCAGGAATATTCGGCTGATGGGCAGAAGCTAACGCTCCAAGATCTGAAAGATTTCCTACAAGAGGAGCAGCTACACAAGGACGGCGTTCAGCAGTATGCACTAAAGCTCATTGAACACTATGAACCTTCAGACACAG CAAAAATGTTGCAAGCAATGACGTTTGATGGTTTCCTGATGTACCTGAGCTCATCAGAGGGCTCCATTTTCAACCCTACCATGGTGGATCTCTACCAGGACATGACTCAGCCTCTCTGTCATTACTTCATATCATCTTCTCATAACACGTACCTTCTGGAGGACCAAATCAGAGGACACAGCAGTGTGGAAGGCTATATACG AGCACTGAAACGTGGCTGTCGATGTGTCGAAGTGGACTGCTGGGATGGACCAAATGGAGAACCAATCGTCTACCATGGACACACGTTTACCTCCAAGATCTTCTTCAAGGATGTTGTCAATGTGCTGGGCAACTATGCATTTAAA GCATCGCAGTACCCTGTCATCTTGTCCATTGAAAACCACTGCAGTGTAGAACAGCAGAAAGTCATGGCCCAACACCTCACCCAGATCCTGGGAGACAAGCTGCTGAAAAGCCCTTTAGATGGAAAGATTCCCAACGTCCTCCCATCTCCTGAG gATCTGAAAGGGAAGATTCTGTTGAAAGGAAAGAAGATGGGTGGATTAGAGAATAGCATGAATGGGGTAGTGGACCCTTCGATGGGAGAGGTGAGCGACGAAGAGGAGACTGCTGAAATTGACGATGACCATCATCGCAATGACAGCGTACGGCATAGACTCAAG AAATCCAAGCAGCGTCTATCTAAAGAGCTGTCGGACTGTGTGGTTTACTGCAAGAGTGTCCACTTTAGCAGCTTTAAACATTCACAAATTCACTCAAAGTTTTACGAGATCTCCTCCTTCACCGAGTCTAAGGCCCGGAAACACATTAGGGAGGCAG GATCAGAGTTTGTTCTCCATAACACTCGCCAGCTGAGCCGGGTTTACCCCAGTGGTTTGAGAACGGACTCATCCAACTTCAACCCACAGGACATGTGGAATGCAGGGTGCCAAATTG TTGCTCTGAACTTTCAGACCGCAGGGGTTGAGATGGATCTAAACGATGGCTTATTTAGTCAAAACGGACATTGTGGCTACATACTGAAACCAACATTCATGCGCAACACTGACGAGCGGTTTGACCCAGAGAACCCTCAAAACCGAGACGGTTACAATCCACTTAGCCTGTCCGTACAG ATAATCAGTGGCCAACAGCTTCCCAAGGTAAACATCAAGGAGGGCTCAATTATCGATCCCCTCGTTCGGGTGGAAATTCACGGCGTACCACTGGACCAGGCCAAGCAGGAAACCAGATACATCGACAACAACG GTTTTAACCCAGTATGGCACGATATGCTTCAGTTCACAATTCATGTCCCTGAGTTGGCGCTGGTGCGGTTTGTCGTGGAGGACTATGATAAAACATCAAAGAACGACTTTGTGGGACAGTTCACTCTCCCTTTCCTCTGTATGCAACCAG GATATCGTCACATTCATCTCCTGTCTAAGGACGGCACCAGCATACCTCCTTCCTCGCTTTTTGTTCACGTCCGGATAACTAAACTAACGTAA
- the LOC127942592 gene encoding 1-phosphatidylinositol 4,5-bisphosphate phosphodiesterase delta-4-like isoform X3 encodes MGQREKLDQWICDWFKKADKNRDGQMNFKEVRNLLKMMNVDMNEHHALRLFTMADKSQSGTLEDDEFVLFYKMLTQREDVLRVFQEYSADGQKLTLQDLKDFLQEEQLHKDGVQQYALKLIEHYEPSDTAKMLQAMTFDGFLMYLSSSEGSIFNPTMVDLYQDMTQPLCHYFISSSHNTYLLEDQIRGHSSVEGYIRALKRGCRCVEVDCWDGPNGEPIVYHGHTFTSKIFFKDVVNVLGNYAFKASQYPVILSIENHCSVEQQKVMAQHLTQILGDKLLKSPLDGKIPNVLPSPEDLKGKILLKGKKMGGLENSMNGVVDPSMGEVSDEEETAEIDDDHHRNDSVRHRLKKSKQRLSKELSDCVVYCKSVHFSSFKHSQIHSKFYEISSFTESKARKHIREAGSEFVLHNTRQLSRVYPSGLRTDSSNFNPQDMWNAGCQIVALNFQTAGVEMDLNDGLFSQNGHCGYILKPTFMRNTDERFDPENPQNRDGYNPLSLSVQIISGQQLPKVNIKEGSIIDPLVRVEIHGVPLDQAKQETRYIDNNGFNPVWHDMLQFTIHVPELALVRFVVEDYDKTSKNDFVGQFTLPFLCMQPGYRHIHLLSKDGTSIPPSSLFVHVRITKLT; translated from the exons ATGGGGCAGAGAGAGAAACTAGACCA ATGGATCTGTGATTGGTTTAAAAAGGCAGACAAAAACAGAGATGGGCAGATGAACTTTAAGGAGGTCCGCAATCTGTTAAAGATGATGAATGTGGACATGAATGAGCATCATGCTCTTCGTCTCTTTACG ATGGCAGACAAGTCTCAATCAGGAACTCTTGAGGATGATGAGTTTGTGCTGTTCTATAAGATGTTGACTCAGCGTGAGGATGTCCTGCGAGTGTTTCAGGAATATTCGGCTGATGGGCAGAAGCTAACGCTCCAAGATCTGAAAGATTTCCTACAAGAGGAGCAGCTACACAAGGACGGCGTTCAGCAGTATGCACTAAAGCTCATTGAACACTATGAACCTTCAGACACAG CAAAAATGTTGCAAGCAATGACGTTTGATGGTTTCCTGATGTACCTGAGCTCATCAGAGGGCTCCATTTTCAACCCTACCATGGTGGATCTCTACCAGGACATGACTCAGCCTCTCTGTCATTACTTCATATCATCTTCTCATAACACGTACCTTCTGGAGGACCAAATCAGAGGACACAGCAGTGTGGAAGGCTATATACG AGCACTGAAACGTGGCTGTCGATGTGTCGAAGTGGACTGCTGGGATGGACCAAATGGAGAACCAATCGTCTACCATGGACACACGTTTACCTCCAAGATCTTCTTCAAGGATGTTGTCAATGTGCTGGGCAACTATGCATTTAAA GCATCGCAGTACCCTGTCATCTTGTCCATTGAAAACCACTGCAGTGTAGAACAGCAGAAAGTCATGGCCCAACACCTCACCCAGATCCTGGGAGACAAGCTGCTGAAAAGCCCTTTAGATGGAAAGATTCCCAACGTCCTCCCATCTCCTGAG gATCTGAAAGGGAAGATTCTGTTGAAAGGAAAGAAGATGGGTGGATTAGAGAATAGCATGAATGGGGTAGTGGACCCTTCGATGGGAGAGGTGAGCGACGAAGAGGAGACTGCTGAAATTGACGATGACCATCATCGCAATGACAGCGTACGGCATAGACTCAAG AAATCCAAGCAGCGTCTATCTAAAGAGCTGTCGGACTGTGTGGTTTACTGCAAGAGTGTCCACTTTAGCAGCTTTAAACATTCACAAATTCACTCAAAGTTTTACGAGATCTCCTCCTTCACCGAGTCTAAGGCCCGGAAACACATTAGGGAGGCAG GATCAGAGTTTGTTCTCCATAACACTCGCCAGCTGAGCCGGGTTTACCCCAGTGGTTTGAGAACGGACTCATCCAACTTCAACCCACAGGACATGTGGAATGCAGGGTGCCAAATTG TTGCTCTGAACTTTCAGACCGCAGGGGTTGAGATGGATCTAAACGATGGCTTATTTAGTCAAAACGGACATTGTGGCTACATACTGAAACCAACATTCATGCGCAACACTGACGAGCGGTTTGACCCAGAGAACCCTCAAAACCGAGACGGTTACAATCCACTTAGCCTGTCCGTACAG ATAATCAGTGGCCAACAGCTTCCCAAGGTAAACATCAAGGAGGGCTCAATTATCGATCCCCTCGTTCGGGTGGAAATTCACGGCGTACCACTGGACCAGGCCAAGCAGGAAACCAGATACATCGACAACAACG GTTTTAACCCAGTATGGCACGATATGCTTCAGTTCACAATTCATGTCCCTGAGTTGGCGCTGGTGCGGTTTGTCGTGGAGGACTATGATAAAACATCAAAGAACGACTTTGTGGGACAGTTCACTCTCCCTTTCCTCTGTATGCAACCAG GATATCGTCACATTCATCTCCTGTCTAAGGACGGCACCAGCATACCTCCTTCCTCGCTTTTTGTTCACGTCCGGATAACTAAACTAACGTAA